The following coding sequences are from one Eucalyptus grandis isolate ANBG69807.140 chromosome 11, ASM1654582v1, whole genome shotgun sequence window:
- the LOC104427511 gene encoding LOW QUALITY PROTEIN: leucine-rich repeat receptor-like tyrosine-protein kinase PXC3 (The sequence of the model RefSeq protein was modified relative to this genomic sequence to represent the inferred CDS: inserted 1 base in 1 codon) — MKAERLKSSIALVMGEHLRLDRAVLRDIQWAIGNASSLTYFEAENNNLSGKIVSDFAQCKNLTLLNLASNGFTGSVPAQLGILGNLQELILSSNYLFGDIPLSILACKNLNKLDLSNNRFNGTIPMEICNVSRLQYLVLGQNSLKGEIPHEIGNCVKLLQLHIGSNYLTGSIPPEIGHLKNLQISLNLSFNRLHGPLPTELGKLDKLVSLDVSNNQLSSAIPPDFRGMLSLIEVNFSNNLLTGPVPNFGPFQKXANSSFLGNKGLCGEPLTFSCGSSSGPDHEGYRHRVSYRVILAVVGSGMAVFVSVTVVVLLFMMRERQEKVAKAAGVPENETSDLPTIVAGNVFVDNLKQAIDLDAVVKATMKDANKLSCGTFSTVYKAIMPSGRILLVKRLKSVDRSIIHHQNKMIRELERLSRLCHDNLMQPIGFVIYEDVALLLHHYLPNGTLGQLLHEYTKKPEYEPDWPQRLSIAIGVAEGLAFLHHVAVIHLDISSGNVFLDANFNAVVGEVEISKLLDPSRGTASISAVAGSFGYISPEYAYTMQVTAPRNVYSFGVILLKILTTRVPIGVCNWTSLSPLPIHPSAALLTLPSLAHLVPAILATPAPSASDINVTAFDECSGSPYFHLVQRFERLSDPPENQCWRFLALHEGFVMV; from the exons ATGAAAGCCGAGCGCTTAAAATCTTCGATAGCACTTGTCATGGGCGAACACTTAAGATTAGATCGTGCAGTACTTAG AGACATTCAATGGGCGATTGGAAATGCGAGCAGCCTTACTTATTTTGAAGCAGAAAACAACAATCTATCTGGCAAGATTGTTTCCGACTTTGCTCAATGCAAAAATCTTACCCTTTTAAATTTAGCTTCTAATGGTTTTACAGGATCAGTCCCCGCGCAGCTTGGGATTCTTGGGAATTTGCAGGAATTGATTCTTTCCAGTAACTATCTCTTCGGTGATATTCCCTTGTCGATTCTTGCATGCAAGAACCTAAACAAACTCGATCTTAGTAACAACAGATTTAATGGCACCATTCCTATGGAAATTTGCAACGTGTCAAGGTTGCAGTACTTAGTTCTAGGTCAGAATTCTCTAAAGGGGGAGATACCTCATGAGATTGGAAATTGCGTGAAGCTACTTCAGTTGCATATCGGTAGCAATTATTTGACCGGCAGCATTCCTCCGGAGATCGGTCACCTCAAGAACTTACAGATATCTCTGAATTTAAGCTTTAATCGTCTTCATGGACCACTTCCCACTGAGTTAGGGAAACTGGATAAGCTTGTCTCTCTAGATGTCTCCAACAATCAGCTCTCTAGTGCTATCCCACCTGATTTTAGGGGAATGTTGAGCTTGATAGAGGTAAATTTCTCTAATAATCTTCTCACTGGCCCAGTACCTAATTTCGGGCCTTTCCAGA ATGCCAATTCGAGCTTTCTTGGAAACAAAGGGCTTTGTGGAGAGCCGTTGACCTTCTCATGTGGAAGCTCTAGTGGGCCTGACCATGAAGGTTACCGTCACAGGGTTTCTTACAGAGTCATACTAGCCGTTGTTGGCTCTGGAATGGCAGTTTTCGTGTCCGTTACTGTAgttgttcttttatttatgaTGAGGGAGAGGCAAGAAAAGGTGGCTAAAGCTGCAGGGGTTCCAGAGAATGAAACCAGTGATCTCCCAACAATAGTGGCAGGGAATGTCTTTGTCGATAACCTCAAACAGGCCATAGATCTTGATGCCGTCGTCAAAGCCACAATGAAAGATGCCAATAAGCTCAGTTGCGGTACTTTTAGCACAGTTTATAAGGCAATTATGCCTTCGGGGCGGATTCTGTTGGTGAAGAGACTGAAATCTGTTGATCGATCCATAATTCATCATCAAAACAAGATGATTAGAGAGCTAGAAAGGCTTAGCAGACTCTGTCATGATAACCTAATGCAGCCTATTGGGTTTGTGATTTACGAAGATGTTGCCCTTTTGCTGCATCACTACTTACCAAATGGGACTTTAGGGCAGTTACTGCATGAATATACCAAGAAACCTGAGTATGAACCCGACTGGCCTCAAAGACTATCAATTGCTATAGGGGTAGCTGAGGGTTTGGCTTTCCTTCATCATGTTGCAGTGATTCACCTCGATATATCTTCCGGAAATGTATTCTTAGATGCAAATTTCAATGCCGTGGTTGGGGAGGTTGAGATATCTAAGCTCTTAGATCCATCTCGAGGCACTGCAAGTATTAGTGCAGTGGCGGGATCCTTCGGGTATATTTCTCCAG AGTATGCATATACGATGCAAGTCACTGCACCTAGAAATGTGTATAGTTTTGGTGTAATTTTGCTCAAGATCCTTACGACAAGGGTGccaataggggtgtgcaattgGACCAG CCTCTCACCTCTGCCAATCCATCCGAGCGCTGCGCTGCTGACGCTGCCTTCACTCGCCCACCTGGTCCCGGCCATCCTCGCCACCCCAGCGCCGTCGGCCTCGGACATAAACGTGACAGCGTTCGATGAGTGTTCTGGATCTCCCTATTTCCACCTTGTTCAAAGATTCGAGCGGCTTTCGGATCCGCCGGAGAACCAATGTTGGCGATTCCTTGCTCTGCATGAGGGTTTTGTGATGGTTTAA